The window TACTTTGAAGTCCATAGACCGCGCAGTTAGTGGTAGTATGGCCATCCGtaaccttaaaaaaaacttccatattattatcattaggTAGTTAAATGGTTGCTGGCGTAACCTCTTTTTTTATAGTGATCGGCTGTCTGTAATAACTTGTTGAACGTGTGTGCTTTTAGTGACCGGCGGTAGTTCATCTCGTCCGGAAGTACCCGGATGCAACTTCTCAGACAAAGAGCACGTGGCCCAATGAGCATTTGGGTGGTCCAAAAGTATAACGATAAAAAAACTACTTATTCAACGACATGGCCTCGTTAAGTTCTATGTTTTGTAAATCTATGCTTGCACCAGTTCATTGTAACACACCAGATACTTTCTCTAAGACGAGTAAGTAGTCACGTGTCAGTCAAATTCTGAGCCAGAGGTGGGGTCGATCACAAAGGAAGAACCCCCTTTTCGGTTATAAAGGCAAGACTGAAGAGGACCATTTTGGAGCCAGGACCAAGTATTTTGTAAAGTAACCTAGCGTTTCCATCTCCTGTTTACTTGCACCAACACCATCCTACAAATCAGACCCCCCTCGGGAATGTTAAATTTGGTTATCAGACTTGCGATGTGTCCTAACGAAACAAATTGAACTGTTAAATATCACCTGATTCTAAGGGGGGGGCACACAAGTCCATAGTGATTCggataataaaacatttctttagTGACTtgttgaaacaaacaaaacggCGACGTCGTGCGTCATGACGTCGTTACGTTCGTGCGCTGCAGCATTTGGCGAGTCGCTGTCACATCCGCCGCATGGTCTTCGTTCTTATATCCGAGCGTCAGTCCGGTCGGTCGCTTCGGTCCGCCGTTTACCTGTCCCGGGGCTGTGGCGGCAGCGCTCCCGGACTCGGTTGTTTGCGTTTCTTGCCACATTGCCGTAAGGACGAGGGACTACTTTGCTGCGCGCCTGTGCCGGAAGTGCGTAGGGCTGCGGTGAGGCTCGCGAGCCATGTGCTTCTTTGTTTACAAAAACAGCGGAGGGCGCGAAGTTGTGCGACCGCCGCGGTGGACAAATCGCGCCGCGAGGGCACCGCGCGTCCGCCGCTCacggtttgtgtgttttctcgTAGTTCGTGCTTCTCGGCCTTTAGCACTAGTCCGAATGGAACCCGTGCCGCTGATGGGCGCGACTTCGGCCGTAAACACGGTGACTCACCGGGATTAGTGGGAAAGGTCGGACTCCGGTaaagagggtgggtgggggggtcgcGTTTTCCCCACCCGCCTCGGTCCGGGGTGGCGACGCATCTACCCCACGATGCTGCCACGAAGGACTGCGGAGGACATTTCCAGCATATTTACCATTTATGGCGTGTaaaatagcatttaaaaaaagaatcacggtgtttcgtatttttttttttttttttttttccaacatggTTTTATTATAGCATAAAAAATCCACTCTTTGTGAACGCGAGACGCTCGAATTGTGTCTTTTGGGGTTGAAAAGTGTGGTTTGGTGGCTCTGTTGTTACATCCTCTGTGCAGGAGGggctggtcacgtgacccgtGTTTGTCACTGGACTGGCTTTCCTGCTGTTTAGGTCTCAAGTGCAgacacagatttaaaaaaaaaaaaaaattcgtcTCCTTACCCGGTTTCTAGTGGTGAATCTGGAGCTGcatcagaacattttaaaatgtcggcaaatttgttttgtgtatgtACCATTTGGTTTTTCTCCATTTAAATTcatatacttttatttttttttaactccccGTTACTTGCAGACAAGTGCAAACGCTTCCTCCAGGAGTTTTACAGCGAGGATGACTCTGGGAAGAAGGTGTTTAAATACGGAGCACAGCTGGTAAGTCGGATTTTCCGTGGGTCGCGTATCGTCTCTGGCGAACGGTCAGTGCGGCGTTTCTGACCCAGTGTCGCTGCGGCAGGTGTCTCTGGCTCACAGGGAGCAGGTGGCGCTGGCGGTGGACCTGGATGACATCGCAGAGGAAGACCCTGAGCTGGTGGAGAGCATCTGCGAGAATGCCAAGCGCTACACCAACCTGTTTGCGGATGCGGTTCATGAGCTGCTGCCGGAATACCGCGAGCGTGAGGTGTGACTTAAAAACCACAGTAAAGTTAGCAGCGAATTCTGTATTCCACAGACATTCTTACTccttaaacaaaaacctagaaacCTTTACTTTCACAAAttcatgtatgtctgtgaacttacacacacacaagttggtCTTTCAAATaatttgtgaaaatgctaaataatacagCTGCTCTTCCATTTTGCTGTGCTTTTGACTGAGTGccttaatatttattaatgatttaaTATACGTTAATATAGTGCCTTTCAGCCTGGGTGTAAATTCATCATGCACTTTGGCGCTTGTGAAGGCCGTAGATAATTGCTCAATATTTTCGTATaacttgtatgtgtttgtgctcTGCTCAGGTGGTGGCAAAGGATGCTCTGGATGTTTACATAGAGCACCGGCTGATGATGGAGCAGAGAGGTCGTGACCCTGCTGACACCCGTGATCCCAGAAATCAATATCCACCAGAGCTAATGAGAAGATTGTGAGTCTTGATCGCACACTGCAGTCATGGTGTTTTTCGCGTAGACTTAGTGTCGTTTAATTTTTCTGTTCTGGTCTGGGAGCTTAGATTTTCGAacactcgtgtgtgtgtgtgtgtgtgagattatatatatatatataattttattttttttctcttcctttcagTGAGGTCTATTTCCGCCCGCCCAGTACAGCCAAACCCAAAGTTGTGCGTGACGTGAAGGCAGACTGCATTGGTCATCTGGTGACCGTACGGGGTATTGTGACCCGTGCTACAGAGGTTAAGCCCATGATGGCTGTGGCCACTTATACTTGTGACCAGTGTGGTGCTGAGACGTACCAGCCGGTAAGAGTGACCGTGAACTGGAATTACTAAATGTGATGTTGCGACTACTCTGAAGTAATCAAGTTTGGAATATCAAAGTATGTAAATGAATCTGCACATAAGCctcatgtgttgtttttttctttctagatTTACCGGTAAAGTCACATTCTGTAAGACCTGCATCTGACTGCCATTTAACCTCTTGACCTGCTGTTTTAACAGATTCAGTCGCCCACCTTCATGCCGCTCATCATGTGCCCCAGTCAGGAATGTGTCACCAACAAGTCCGGAGGGCGACTTTATCTGCAAACCAGAGGGTCAAAGTTCGTCAAGTTCCAGGAACTGCGCATTCAGGAACATGTAAGCACATCTGACAGGACTCCAGAGTGCAACCAAAAAAATTTAAGGTCCCACCGGTTCGACCAGCCTTTTGGGGGAGCAACAGACTCATATTAGGAACCTatcgtattctaaaccaatcagagattgtgAAGGGCGGGGCTCATCTCTGATTGGCCGTGGTCTAGATATTCTTGTACGTCTGAAAGTTCGcgtgctgcagtcagacagagaggtgagtagcctggaccagTCAGGTAGAGAGGATGTAGCCACGGATTAGAGCTTCAATCAGGCCTTAAAAGTTAGACCCAAGgctgacaagtacagctttttaaagctTTGTGGCGGCCAATATTACTCTACCAACTTTCttaacatgcatttttaatgttgtttttttaatcatcaccgcctcagcatccattttcacataaGTCACCAGGACGAGATGATAATAAAGTTCAAGCCTTTAAAACACTTGcccttttaatttagattttctttttatttcatttatcgtCAAATAAAGAACCAGGTTGCTATTGAATCATTTACAAGTCGTTCACAAGAAAAGTGAGCCTGTAAAACGGCGGTTTAAATGAGCAGCCTATACGCCGGCTGTATGGCAGAATGTGGAGAATGCATGTCACGACTTTGTTCCTCCTGTCCACAGAGTGACCAGGTGCCGGTGGGCAACATCCCTCGCAGCATGACCATCTTCGCCCGCGGTGAGAACACCAGAGTCGCCCAGCCAGGGGACCACGTGGCAGTCTCCGGCACCTTCCTTCCTCTGCTGCGCACCGGCTTCAGACAGGCCGTACAGGTGAGAGTCTGACCAATGGCAGAACGAAAGCGTGCATTGTCACATGTTGttcacggggcagtggtggccccgtaatcagaaggttgctggtttgaatacCAAtacgccgaggtgccactgagcaaagcaccgtccccacacactgctccccgggcgcctgtcatggctgcccactgctcactaagggtgatggttaaaagcagaggacacatttcagcgtgtgcactgtgctgctgtgtatcacaatcacttcactttaactttttaacGCTGATGCTGTAGCAAATCTTGCAGGGCTGATCCGTTTCTGACGTCTTCTCAGGGGCTGCTGTCTGAGACGTACCTTGAGGCTCACAGCATCATGCTTATGAACAAGACTGAGGATGATGAGCTGGGGACTGAGGACCTGAGTGAGGAAGAGCTGCGCCAGATCACAGGTGTGTCTGGTGGCAGAGTGCGtgataaacataaaaaaaaaatctgccgtcaccataaaaccatttgattttttttttttttttttaacttccagAGGAGGACTTTTATGAAAAGCTGGCAGGCTCCATTGCTCCGGAGATCTTTGGTCACGAGGACGTGAAGAAggccttgctgctgctgctggtgggcgGGGTGGAGCAGGCGCCTCGTGGGATGAAGATCAGAGGTAAGGGGTGTGGCCAAAACACTTTAATCCAGTGATGTAACCTTTagtcattttaacacatttcttGTTGTGCTATGGGGTGGAATAAGAATTTGAAACATAGGGAAGAACTGAAGGCTGCAATCTTTTTAATAGATACCAGTTTCAATGCTTAATATAAATTTCCTTGCAGGCAACATAAACATCTGTCTGATGGGAGACCCTGGAGTGGCCAAGTCGCAGTTGCTGTCCTACATCGACAGACTTGCTCCTCGCAGTAGGTGTCTAcgggttttatttaaaaagaacattttattattattatttttttttttttttatttaatccgCTAAACTTGACTTGCCTCCTGTTCGTTTCTGTATAGGTCAGTATACGACTGGGCGTGGCTCCTCAGGGGTGGGCCTCACGGCTGCTGTTATGCGCGACCCCATCACTGGGGAGATGACCCTGGAGGGTGGGGCTCTTGTTCTGGCTGACCTGGGCGTGTGCTGCATCGATGAGTTTGACAAGATGGCTGATGCTGACCGAACAGCTATCCATGAGGTTATGGAGCAGCAAACCATCTCTATCGCCAAGGTACGTCCCCATCAGTTAAACGTTTGTACTTCATTATAAATTTTTTGTGTAGTCTGTGTATATGTAGCTGCTatgtgatgttgtcgttcgAGGTTGTGCGATCTATGGTTTCTCGTGTTTTCAGGCTGGCATTATGACCTCTCTGAACGCCCGCTGCTCCATCCTGGCGGCGGCCAACCCTGCCTACGGCCGCTACAATCCCCGCAAGACCATCGAGCAGAACATCCAGCTCCCCGCTGCGCTGCTGTCGCGTTTCGACCTCCTCTGGCTCATTCAAGACAAGCCTGACCCCGACGCCGACCTGCGCCTCGCCCAGCACATCACATACGTGCACCAGCACTGCCGGCAGCCACCCACGCACTTCACACCCATCGACATGAAGCTCATGCGGTGAGCACAGCGTAGCGCACAACGCGGCGCGAGATCTGAGCTCAGCATGGTATAAAAACCGATTCGGTGTGGTAATAACAACTCGTTGGAAAACATCTTGGCTGTTTTTATGTCTATTTATGTCTATTTTTATGTCTATTcactttgtgttctttttatttggTGGCAATTTTGTTACAGGTCAGAATTTTGGTATAGTCCAAATGCAGAATGTTCTTTTAGTTTTTCCTTGTATGACCTTCAGTCTTTTCAAGAGCATTTCTACCAGCTAATAACAAgtcaaatcatttatttttcttttttttctttttttctttaatctgaTTCCGTAGGCGCTACATCTCGAAGTGTAAGAAGTCTCAGCCCATGGTGCCAGAGGCACTGGCTGATTACATCACTGCGGCCTACGTGGAGATGAGGAAGGAGGCCCGCGTCAGCAAGGACACGACCTTCACCTCCGCCCGCACGCTGCTGTCCATCCTGCGCCTGTCCACCGCCCTGGTGAGGCCCGCTTGCCGCCGTGTGGCCGGTTTGGGCGTCGCCGTCGATCTTGCCTAGGTCTGTCTGTGATAAAGTGCTTACAGTGCAGGTAGTGGTCATACCCAGCCTACTGCAGTGTGAGCACTTCTTTCACACGCAGATGCCGCGCGTCATGTGCCCGGTGGTGCTATAACACGTTTTTATGAAATGATATCCGTAGTTGAACATGAACTGAGCAAGCCTGTAAACTATTTTTCGTTACCGTAGGAACATGATTCATAATGAAGGAGAGTTGAGAACCGTGGGCCCGACTCGGATTTCAGTAAACTCTTCCTTTTCTTTGTCCCCTGCCTCTGGGTGTCAAAAGTGCTGTTTGTGCAGGTAGCTTTCTGATTGGCCTACTGCAAAACCAGCACTTCTTGACACACCGTGGGTGTGTGCTGCCTTACCGTCGACCACCAGGCGGCGCCCCGTGACCAGCGTTGATGTCCATCGTCCGCGCAGGAGGTTTGAAGCCGTGACTACGGTCAGCTTTGCAGGGTTGGCAGTCAGCCTGTGTGCGTTGGAGCCGCTGTGCAAACCCATGCAAAACTGACCGTGTCAAGGTGCTGGTCAGCTGCGGCTCTACTGGCGAGGTCACCGTGGAGAGACTAGCTGGTGTTGAGAGGCGGAGACTTGGGCAATTGCTGGCTGTCTCAGAGGGCATTGCACTTGTCTCGGTCTGACAGTGCCGGCACAGCTcagcaggggagggggggggtcaacAAAATGGGTCAATAAGATTTTAATTCTGGCCTCCGGTTTAGTATCGAGAGTGAAGCGAGAAGTCGTGCCCCTTAAAACATCCGGCCCTTCCTCAGGCTCGTCTGCGACTGGTGGACATGGTGGAGAAAGAAGACGTGAACGAGGCCATGCGGCTCATGGAGATGTCCAAAGACTCGCTGCAGCCAGACAAGTCCAGTAACACCAGGTCTGTCCCTGAGCCTCCAGAAGCccaaattattatttctatttttttttaaccttttctgCCTGTACTTTTCCATGTAGAATTACTTCTATCGAGGCGCTTTCTTTTAACGAGATGTCTGTCTTGACGGGAAGTGCTAAATTCCTCAGACTTTTTACAGCTTTAGCTCACGCGACATGGGGTGCTGCTAATGGAACTAGTAAAAAATGTTTCCGTTTGGCCCGTATCCCACACCCCCGCCCTTCCCCCCCTCCGCAAAGTGCGTCGACCGACCATCGAACAGCGGTGGTGCAAAGAAACTCGACGCCCCAGAACGACCATGTTACTCCCGCGTCATTGGAACCTGGATTAAGTTACAGTTCTGGTGGCATCCAGCtgtttcccatgatgcacctggTCTGCTCTGATTGGGTGTGTTTTGAGAAACGGTTGGGGGTCTGCAGGGCAGTGTGACTTCATGCAAAAAAAGGAGTATATTCTTATACTTAATGTAAGGTTAATATCTGTAAGACCATCATTTATTCTAATCCAAGGCTGGACCAGTCGTAAATTTCAGAATGTTTGAAACCAGGAAGAGCTGCCACCGCATGCAGGATGTTATTGAAACCATCCAGAATGGGGACAGTGGCTTGGAAAGGTTTTTTTGACTCTGATTCAAGTGATTTTGAGGAGTATGGAAATATCAGTGAAGTGGAGAAGGAACGTAAAGTGCCCAACAAGCACCTTACTGCTGATGCTCCCATCGCAACAGAAACAGTGAATCCACATGCCCATGAAATGCCCCATGAACGGTATCGCTGGCTGAAAAAGGGATTGTTCTGGTCAGGCTATCACTAATGGTGTCCCCTCCCTCTGCACACCACTGGATTACTTTCAGAAGTTTGTGACCGAGGATATGATCCAGGCTTTGGCTGATTAACAGCCATCAGTACAGTTTTCAGAAGAATGGAACATCCATAATCATCCAACAAAGAGGAACCCGAGCAGAAAATCGGCATGTATCTGAAAATGGGAATAGTTCAAATGGCGGAGATCCGCATGTACTGGGAAGCAGACACGCAATACAGTCCTCGCTCagatgtagtagcctagtgggtaacgcactcgcctatgaaccagaagacccgggttcgaatcccacttactaccattgtgtccctgagcaagacacttaaccctaagttgctccagggggactgtccctgtaactactgattgtaagtcgctctggataagagcgtctgataaatgctgtcacaCCATTATCCTAGCTGTGATCAATGCTTGGCTCCTGTACAAACGGGACCGCATAGCCTTGGATGTCACAAAGAAGGAGACAGGATGCCAACTGGGCCTAAAATGTGTCCTGATCTCAGTGCCAAAGCGGAATTATTATGTCAAAATGTTAAGAGTTTCTTTGGGTTAAAGAGAGGTGGCCAGTTGCAAGATAATCATCTTTTAGGACGAGACGTGTACTGACTGATTTAACTGTTAGAATTTCACTCAAACGTTTtctattgggaaaaaaaaaaaagtatattacaACAATTCTGTTAGTTGTTGCCATAGTGAATGATTGTGGTTAATCACCGAATAAGGGCGGAGCCAACAATTCCGCATTTTGGTACAAATACGCTTGTACCGAACTGTCTGGAGGTGGTGTACACCATGTATAAACCAAGCCTGAATCCTCTTCTCCTCCAGGGCTCAGAGGCCATCTGATGTCATCTTCTCGCTCCTGAGGGAGTTGGCGAGCGAAGGCGGGGCCAGGCGCGGAGGCTCGGGCAGCGTGGTGCGCATGGCGGAGGCGGAGCAGAGATGTGTGTCGCGCGGCTTCACCCCGGCGCAGCTCCAGGCGGCGCTGGATGAGTACGAGGAGCTGAATGTGTGGCAGGTCAACCAGGCCCGCACTCGCGTCACCTTTGTTTAAGTGGCGAGGATGTGGCTCCGTCGCCGCGGAGACCACGTACGGACAAGGCCGCTTGCTGTTGGCAGTGTAAAGTTGAGTGTTGCAGTAAAGACTGTTCCTGCCCTGGACCTGGGCCGcaggaaatgctgaaaatgGATGATGAGTGTGAATTTGAAATTCTTCTGCGTTTTAAAATGCTTCTGTATTCTTCTCTGAAAATAAAACGAAATGCTccaatctttttattcttttttttttttttctttttttggtcttcaCGTATGCAGACTAAATGAGCCGCTGTGTCTTGAGTCCCCAGACGTCTTGTTTCTCTGGACCGCGGTATTAAGTCAGACCATAACTGCTGTTTACATTGATGCCTGTTGTCTCTTGTTGCTCCATAACTACACTGTCGGCTGCAGGTTTTATTTGCACAGGAACGTTTTCAGATGCGCACGACGTCAGCGCGGTAGCTGTGAAGTCCACCTGCTACTGCGTCTTCCATGATCAGTGCTTAATGATCGAGACggttattcatttctttttaattaataaaaatctgaatttacgttgaaaaaaaaaaaaaaaaaacttcagacCGGTGCGCCCTTTATCTCCTGCGCCATAAAACCTGCTCTAATTACAGGTCCGTCAGGTAGCACGTAGGGTGACTGCCCGATGTCAAGGGGTTTATTAACTTTATAAAAGTGTTTGGAGAAAATAAAGCGAGTGCTGTAAGGTCTGCGGATTTGATTGGCGGGTTTAGGCGTTTTGAGGAATGTATCTTCCTGTCGCCAGACCTTTAAAGAGCAAAACCAGCCTGCGTGCCCGCATAAAACGGCTGAAAACAGATGTGTTCATGTGGAGGAAATACTACATCTTGACATTTACTGTGGGCCAGTGGCACTTAGGTGCTTTCTGAACCTGTTCCAACAGTTTGACTGTGGTTATTGtggttataatttttttcttttgtactttatttgccttttctgcatgaATTGTGCTTATGACACAATATTACTCATTTTCTTCAATAGAGCAAGTAAATTAAATCCTAAAGTAAATTTCCTGTAGCTTGACTCCTTTGTGGGTCTTAAAATCTGGTTAAATGATATATTTATGGGCTGAAGCCTCTGATCAGAGGAGGTGTGGCGTCAGTGGGCCGTCCGCTGGTTCCAACAGCAGCTATTGGAGGATGGATCTCTGGGCCGTAGGGTGATTTACGCTGGTCCAGGGGTATAAAGGGCTGCTGCGAGCTGCAGGGGAGAGAACCAGCGAGCATCCTCCTCCCAGGTGAGTCCCACACTGAGGTCGAGTCTGCAGAACCTTTCTTATTATTAAGTGCTTAATGAAGAATTTATCCAGGCAAATAATAAGTGAAAaattgttaactttttttttttttgctggaagAGTAAACGGCTTTGATTGTAGCCCGTACCGAACCTGGAACCTCGGTCATTACCATCGTGCTGGTTCCGAGCAGCGGTAACCATGACCTCTGATCTCTTAAGGCGTTATTTCACTCACAGGTGACCACAATGGCGTCTCCACGGTGGCTGACGGCTGCAGTCTGCTGCCTCGTGCTGCTCCCAGGTCAGTTTTGTGCAGTTTAAATCCGGATGCATTTCCGTTTTTGCTGAATGTATAGTGTaattcccacccccacccccctcataGGTTGGTTGGAGTCCAAATCCTTGATGAGCATAATTCATCCTGATGGTAAGTTTTAAAATTGTGATCTGTggtcttttgtaaaaatgttaaaaggaAAATTATAGCGTATTAAAGTAAATTGAGCAATTGTTGTAATTTTCTAGATTTTTCATTCTAATGATATTAGTTATAAATTCATGTAAATTTAAACAATATAACATCCTTCTACACCTAAACGAAGTCTGTTAAATGTTCTAAGTGCCAGAGTCTGGAGCAGTCGGCGCAGTGAGCGTCGTCTCAGAAAAGGCCAACGCCTTCTTGTCCAGGTCCAGACCCAAACGCAACGCCGACCCCCGGTGGTACAGAAATTCACCGGACTTCCAGGCCTACTACCGCTACTACACCAGCATCGGCCACACCGAGGGGGTGAGAGTTGAGCGTCATTTCAACACATTCTGTGTATCTCCACATGATGGGTGCTGATTTCGTTTCAGTTTTCAACACCATTTTGAATTCACGGTTTCGTTCTTTTACCTGAGCGAATCCCAGATAAACTGTACCATTGGACACATTCCACAATACTGAGATCCACGATATGACGGAATGTATTACATAGACgtaaataacaatatatgtCCTTTATAATGTACGGATAGAATCTTGGGACGT of the Denticeps clupeoides chromosome 18, fDenClu1.1, whole genome shotgun sequence genome contains:
- the mcm7 gene encoding DNA replication licensing factor MCM7 isoform X1, encoding MAPKDYLAEKDKCKRFLQEFYSEDDSGKKVFKYGAQLVSLAHREQVALAVDLDDIAEEDPELVESICENAKRYTNLFADAVHELLPEYREREVVAKDALDVYIEHRLMMEQRGRDPADTRDPRNQYPPELMRRFEVYFRPPSTAKPKVVRDVKADCIGHLVTVRGIVTRATEVKPMMAVATYTCDQCGAETYQPIQSPTFMPLIMCPSQECVTNKSGGRLYLQTRGSKFVKFQELRIQEHSDQVPVGNIPRSMTIFARGENTRVAQPGDHVAVSGTFLPLLRTGFRQAVQGLLSETYLEAHSIMLMNKTEDDELGTEDLSEEELRQITEEDFYEKLAGSIAPEIFGHEDVKKALLLLLVGGVEQAPRGMKIRGNINICLMGDPGVAKSQLLSYIDRLAPRSQYTTGRGSSGVGLTAAVMRDPITGEMTLEGGALVLADLGVCCIDEFDKMADADRTAIHEVMEQQTISIAKAGIMTSLNARCSILAAANPAYGRYNPRKTIEQNIQLPAALLSRFDLLWLIQDKPDPDADLRLAQHITYVHQHCRQPPTHFTPIDMKLMRRYISKCKKSQPMVPEALADYITAAYVEMRKEARVSKDTTFTSARTLLSILRLSTALARLRLVDMVEKEDVNEAMRLMEMSKDSLQPDKSSNTRAQRPSDVIFSLLRELASEGGARRGGSGSVVRMAEAEQRCVSRGFTPAQLQAALDEYEELNVWQVNQARTRVTFV
- the mcm7 gene encoding DNA replication licensing factor MCM7 isoform X2, with protein sequence MMEQRGRDPADTRDPRNQYPPELMRRFEVYFRPPSTAKPKVVRDVKADCIGHLVTVRGIVTRATEVKPMMAVATYTCDQCGAETYQPIQSPTFMPLIMCPSQECVTNKSGGRLYLQTRGSKFVKFQELRIQEHSDQVPVGNIPRSMTIFARGENTRVAQPGDHVAVSGTFLPLLRTGFRQAVQGLLSETYLEAHSIMLMNKTEDDELGTEDLSEEELRQITEEDFYEKLAGSIAPEIFGHEDVKKALLLLLVGGVEQAPRGMKIRGNINICLMGDPGVAKSQLLSYIDRLAPRSQYTTGRGSSGVGLTAAVMRDPITGEMTLEGGALVLADLGVCCIDEFDKMADADRTAIHEVMEQQTISIAKAGIMTSLNARCSILAAANPAYGRYNPRKTIEQNIQLPAALLSRFDLLWLIQDKPDPDADLRLAQHITYVHQHCRQPPTHFTPIDMKLMRRYISKCKKSQPMVPEALADYITAAYVEMRKEARVSKDTTFTSARTLLSILRLSTALARLRLVDMVEKEDVNEAMRLMEMSKDSLQPDKSSNTRAQRPSDVIFSLLRELASEGGARRGGSGSVVRMAEAEQRCVSRGFTPAQLQAALDEYEELNVWQVNQARTRVTFV